The Chlorocebus sabaeus isolate Y175 chromosome 9, mChlSab1.0.hap1, whole genome shotgun sequence genome includes a window with the following:
- the ZNF438 gene encoding zinc finger protein 438 isoform X1 — protein sequence MFCHCHILLDIDWRTIGMCVEESTHILSSEHFDGINHKPCKNSKRKDTIQVQYIIMQNSLAVPPKDEGESNIPSGTIQSRKGLQNKSQFRTIAPKIVPKVLTSRMLPCHSPSRSDQVNLGPSINSKPLGMSTQNYALMQVAGQEGTFSLVALPHVASAQPIQKPRMSLPENLKLPIPRYQPPRNSKGSRKKPILIFPKSGCSKAPAQTQMCPQVSPSPPHHPELLYKPSPFEEVPSLEQAPASIGTAALTNGSDHGDLSPPVTNTHGNLNPPATTASSTPEGAAKQDLTGLSRKPHFVSKVTSSKPSAVASEKFKEQVDLAKTMTSLSPTILGNAVPLISSVPKGKLPIPPYSRMKTMEVYKIKSDASIAGFSFPGPKADCDKISSTTEGFNAATKVASKLPVPQVSQQSPCESAFCPPTKLDLNHKTKLNSGTAKRKGRKRKVPDEILAFQGKRRKCVINKCRDGKERVKNDPQEFRDQKPGTLKKYRSIMPKPIMVIPALTPLASPATLQSQMLGGLGQDVSLNNSVTPKYLGCNQDNSSSPKPSSMFRSGFSGIKKPWHRCHVCNHHFQFKQHLRDHMNTHTNRRPYSCRICRKSYVRPGSLSTHMKLHHGENRLKKLMCCEFCAKVFGHVRVYFGHLKEVHRVVISTEPTASELQPGDIPKNRDMSVRGMEGSLERENKSNLEEDFLLNQADEVKLQIKCGRCQITAQSFAEIKFHLLYVHGEEIQGRLQEGTFPGSKGTQEELVQHTSTDWKRHPERGKPEKLHSSEEDSHACPRLKRQLHLHHQNGMEILMENEGPQSGTNKPRETCQGPECPGLHTVLLWSRSGFNCLLCTEMLGRKEDLLHHWKHQHNCEDPSKLWAVLNTVSNQGVIELSSEAEK from the exons GTGAATCAAACATCCCTTCTGGAACAATACAGAGTAGGAAAGGTTTGCAGAATAAGAGTCAGTTTAGGACCATCGCACCAAAAATTGTGCCCAAAGTCCTAACATCCAGAATGCTGCCATGTCATTCACCATCACGCTCTGATCAGGTGAATCTGGGACCCTCCATCAACTCTAAGCCACTGGGGATGTCCACCCAGAACTATGCTCTGATGCAGGTTGCTGGCCAGGAGGGGacattttctcttgttgctttgcCACATGTTGCCTCAGCTCAGCCAATTCAAAAACCCAGAATGTCCCTACCTGAAAACCTGAAACTTCCTATTCCTCGATATCAACCCCCAAGAAATAGCAAAGGATCAAGAAAGAAACCCATCCTGATCTTTCCTAAGAGTGGCTGTAGCAAAGCTCCTGCCCAAACCCAAATGTGTCCTCAGGTATCCCCTTCCCCACCTCACCACCCTGAACTCCTGTACAAACCCAGTCCATTTGAGGAAGTGCCATCACTAGAGCAAGCCCCAGCCAGCATTGGCACAGCTGCGCTGACCAATGGAAGTGACCATGGGGACTTGAGCCCACCAGTGACCAACACCCATGGCAATCTGAACCCTCCTGCCACCACAGCATCATCCACGCCAGAGGGGGCTGCCAAGCAGGACCTCACAGGTCTTTCAAGGAAACCACACTTTGTAAGCAAGGTAACATCTAGTAAGCCTTCTGCTGTTGCCAGTGAAAAGTTTAAAGAACAAGTTGATCTTGCAAAAACCATGACCAGTTTATCACCAACCATTCTTGGCAATGCAGTTCCATTGATCTCTTCAGTCCCCAAAGGGAAACTACCAATCCCACCCTACTCAAGAATGAAGACAATGGAGGTTTACAAAATCAAATCAGATGCTAGCATtgcaggtttttcttttccaggacCTAAGGCTGACTGTGATAAGATATCCTCCACCACAGAAGGCTTTAATGCAGCTACCAAGGTGGCAAGCAAGCTGCCTGTTCCACAAGTGTCACAGCAGAGTCCCTGTGAAAGTGCCTTTTGTCCACCCACCAAACTTGATCTCaaccacaaaacaaaactgaacagtGGAACcgcaaagagaaaaggaaggaaacggAAGGTACCAGATGAAATTTTGGCATTTCagggaaaaaggaggaaatgTGTCATTAATAAGTGTAGAGATGgtaaagaaagagtaaaaaatgATCCCCAAGAATTCAGAGACCAAAAGCCGGGGACCCTGAAAAAATATCGTAGCATTATGCCCAAACCTATCATGGTCATACCCGCTTTGACCCCCCTGGCTTCTCCAGCTACACTACAATCCCAGATGCTTGGGGGCCTAGGACAGGATGTTTCGTTAAATAATTCAGTCACTCCTAAATATCTTGGCTGTAATCAAGACAACAGCTCTTCCCCTAAGCCCAGCTCCATGTTCAGAAGTGGATTCTCTGGCATTAAGAAGCCTTGGCACAGATGTCATGTCTGCAACCACCACTTCCAGTTCAAACAGCACCTTCGAGACCACATGAATACACACACCAACAGACGGCCTTACAGTTGTCGGATTTGTCGCAAGTCCTACGTACGTCCTGGCAGCCTGAGCACACACATGAAACTTCATCACGGTGAGAACCGTCTGAAGAAACTCATGTGTTGTGAGTTTTGTGCGAAAGTGTTTGGCCACGTCCGAGTCTATTTTGGCCATCTGAAAGAAGTGCATAGGGTTGTGATCAGCACTGAGCCCACCGCCAGTGAACTGCAACCAGGAGACATACCAAAGAACAGAGACATGAGTGTGCGAGGCATGGAGGGATCACTGGAGAG GGAAAACAAGTCCAACCTGGAAGAAGACTTCCTTCTAAACCAGGCAGATGAAGTCAAATTACAAATCAAATGTGGCCGTTGTCAGATTACTGCTCAGTCTTTTGCGGAAATAAAGTTTCATTTACTTTATGTTCATGGAGAGGAAATTCAGGGCAGGCTACAAGAAGGGACCTTCCCAGGAAGCAAGGGGACTCAGGAAGAGTTGGTGCAGCACACTAGCACTGACTGGAAAAGGCATCCTGAGAGAGGGAAGCCGGAAAAGCTTCATTCCTCCGAGGAGGATTCACATGCATGTCCGAGACTGAAAAGGCAGCTCCACCTTCATCATCAGAATGGCATGGAAATTCTCATGGAAAATGAAGGACCCCAGTCAGGAACCAACAAACCAAGGGAAACCTGCCAGGGCCCTGAGTGTCCCGGCCTCCACACAGTTCTCTTGTGGTCCCGTTCAGGCTTTAACTGCCTGCTTTGTACAGAGATGCTGGGACGGAAAGAGGACCTCCTCCACCACTGGAAGCACCAGCATAATTGTGAGGACCCTTCCAAACTGTGGGCTGTTTTAAATACGGTCTCCAACCAGGGAGTGATTGAACTTTCCAGTGAAGCTGAGAAATGA